A single region of the Fibrobacter sp. UWT2 genome encodes:
- the ychF gene encoding redox-regulated ATPase YchF, whose protein sequence is MGFKCGIVGLPNVGKSTIFNAITNAGAEAANYPFCTIEPNVGMVSVPDSRLDELVKVYNPKSIVPAVTEFVDIAGLVKGAAQGEGLGNQFLTHIRECEAIMEVIRCFDDENIVHVHGSVDPVRDVEIIETELILKDLDSVEKRLATEAKAARMGGAEAKARLAACEKLRDAFQEGKAARTVMHDSEEMELIVKDLALLTAKPLFYCANVKEDDILTGNAYVDQLKEYAAKNGHEVIMISGKIEEELSAMEPADKAEFLKELGMKESGLDSVVRKGYEILGLRTFFTAGEKECRAWTFHAGYKAPQCAGVIHTDFERGFIRAETLSYEDFLKHGSWNAAKEAGLVRTEGKDYVVQDGDIMYFLFNV, encoded by the coding sequence ATGGGTTTTAAATGCGGTATCGTAGGCCTCCCCAACGTGGGCAAGTCCACCATCTTTAACGCCATCACCAACGCCGGCGCCGAAGCAGCCAACTATCCGTTCTGCACCATCGAACCGAACGTGGGCATGGTGAGCGTGCCGGACAGCCGCCTCGACGAACTGGTCAAGGTCTACAATCCGAAATCCATCGTTCCCGCCGTTACAGAATTTGTGGACATTGCAGGCCTTGTAAAGGGTGCTGCCCAGGGCGAAGGCCTCGGCAACCAGTTCCTGACCCACATTCGTGAATGCGAAGCCATCATGGAAGTCATCCGCTGCTTCGACGACGAAAACATCGTGCACGTACACGGTTCCGTGGATCCGGTCCGCGACGTGGAAATCATCGAGACCGAACTGATTCTGAAGGACCTCGACTCTGTCGAAAAGCGCCTCGCCACCGAAGCCAAGGCTGCCCGTATGGGTGGTGCCGAAGCCAAGGCCCGCCTCGCCGCTTGCGAAAAGCTCCGCGACGCCTTCCAGGAAGGCAAGGCCGCCCGCACCGTGATGCACGACAGCGAAGAAATGGAACTCATCGTGAAGGACTTGGCTCTCCTCACTGCAAAGCCGCTCTTCTACTGCGCCAACGTCAAGGAAGACGACATTCTGACCGGCAACGCCTACGTGGACCAGCTGAAGGAATACGCCGCCAAGAACGGTCACGAAGTCATCATGATCAGCGGCAAGATCGAAGAAGAACTCTCTGCCATGGAACCCGCCGACAAGGCCGAATTCCTGAAGGAACTCGGCATGAAGGAATCGGGCCTCGACTCCGTCGTTCGCAAGGGTTACGAAATCCTCGGTCTCCGTACGTTCTTTACCGCCGGTGAAAAGGAATGCCGCGCTTGGACGTTCCACGCCGGCTACAAGGCTCCGCAGTGTGCCGGTGTGATTCACACCGACTTCGAACGCGGCTTCATCCGAGCCGAAACCTTGAGCTACGAAGACTTCCTGAAGCACGGCAGCTGGAACGCCGCCAAGGAAGCCGGCCTCGTCCGCACCGAAGGCAAGGACTACGTGGTACAGGATGGCGACATCATGTACTTCCTCTTCAACGTGTAA
- the uvrA gene encoding excinuclease ABC subunit UvrA, whose amino-acid sequence MTKSIEIRDAHEHNLRHVNLSIPRDSIVVVTGVSGSGKSSLAFDTVFQEGQRRFVESLSAYARQFIGRMKHPEVESVRGISPTISIDQKTVNRNPRSTVGTVVEILDHYRLLFARLGVPHCPDCGRVIQAQTVDQIVDNLYVSDEGKQITVMAPIVQERKGEYRKELAELKENGFVRARVDGTIYRLEDVPALVRYEKHTIEAVIDRLTLERKNMSRLREALEGALKLTDGKLVSFLLAAGGSAGAGEASQTGAKEEYRLQGTLLACPKCGISIPELEPRFFSFNDPKGRCPACKGMGESYKFDLDLIIPDKTKSIKDGCIATIKKDDGTLIFSDFGRRNLRNIANEMHFSLDTPWNKLKKAQQDAVLYGTPSESERGIIPIMQELWDMWHIYHFRKYMQIGVCPECHGTRINRTANAVTFHGVNLTEMTEWSVEKSVEFFNKIDLSEKEKRIGKEILKEIRGRLSFLNAVGLGYLTINRKASTLSGGEAQRIRLASAVGAGLQGVLYVLDEPSIGLHPRDNDKLLGMLEHLRAQGNSLIIVEHDEDTMRHADCVIDVGPGAGVEGGRVIAAGTVEELEKNKASLTGAYLSGRKAIEIPATRKKIDKNTPKLKICGAAENNLKNIDVEIPLDGALTVVTGVSGSGKSTLINQILRRELARVFYNSEEPVGKFDHLEGLENIDKVIEIDQTPIGRTPRSNPATYTKIWDDVRDLFASMEESKIRGYSKSRFSFNVKGGRCDACEGAGVKIVDMHILPSVQVTCDVCGGKRFNDATREVYYKGKNVSEILDMSIADAAEFFKDIPKIAEPLNLLVEVGLGYLTLGQPSTTLSGGEAQRIKIASELRRPGTGKTLYLLDEPTTGLHFEDIRKLMDCLNRLRSLGNSVVIIEHNLDVIKCADWIIDLGPDAGIHGGKIIATGTPEQIAKCKKSETGKYLAPVLAKKHGENHHFDRTLKGGEDLSLDIEVHGARKHNLKNIDVTIPRHKLTVVTGVSGSGKSSLAFHTLFSEGQRRFVETLSTYARRFLGRPDHGSIDSISGLAPAIAIDQKSASKSPRSTVATLTEIYDYFRIFWARVGTPHCLKCGKPVSSYSAGDLMQYAFDRDLNKKVMVLAPFEIKDVLKLSKILTEKGYRKVYLGNKLVELPLPKIPTREKQLFAVVDTVVVKEENRARLVEAFERGYRDGNGILYVEDEKGGRLACSEKPGCPECGWYMDSALNPKHFSFNTHWGACETCLGLGHFKDGEVCPDCHGERLKPEYLAVRIGNKNIMDVNHMSIAQALEWFSNENFKRDNFGKDKNPDGKMTVAEPLLREIVGRLNFLKGVGLGYIGLDRAGDTLSGGESQRIRLASQIGSGLEGVLYVLDEPTVGLHESDTAMLLNTLYRLRDLGNTLVVVEHDMKMMQAADHIIDMGPAAGEFGGEVVAEGSPEQLAKPYALQQFPRSETVKYLTHTIPMANEIAAKPITDSTEFYEFDKLNHNNLKNLSVKFPKGAISVVCGVSGSGKSSMVMDEIYPRLKKKFQARGRKKQNGEVLLVDQSPISGTPRSTPASFTGVFDDIRKLFAKLPQAKLKGFDYGRFSYNLARGRCEACEGRGAISVEMHFLSDVWEVCDVCGGKRYNQETLTVTFKGKNIADVLDMRVAEACEFFKDQPKILPKLECLRDVGLPYVKLGQSVTTLSGGESQRLKLAAELARKPAQEMVYLLDEPTTGLHLKDIQILWNMLRKLSARGDTVIVIEHHPDIIRLSDWKVELGPVGGSEGGYLLKMGANQG is encoded by the coding sequence ATGACTAAGTCGATTGAAATCCGCGATGCGCACGAACATAACCTCCGCCATGTGAACCTTTCTATTCCCCGCGATTCCATCGTGGTAGTGACCGGCGTTTCGGGCTCGGGCAAGTCGAGTCTTGCGTTCGATACGGTGTTCCAGGAAGGCCAGAGGCGCTTTGTGGAGTCGCTTTCGGCGTATGCGCGCCAGTTCATTGGTCGCATGAAGCACCCCGAGGTGGAAAGCGTGCGCGGCATTTCGCCGACGATTTCGATTGACCAGAAGACTGTGAACCGCAACCCGCGTTCCACAGTGGGTACGGTTGTCGAGATTTTGGACCATTACCGCTTGCTTTTTGCGCGCTTGGGCGTGCCGCATTGCCCCGATTGCGGTCGTGTGATTCAGGCGCAGACGGTGGACCAGATTGTCGATAATTTGTATGTAAGTGACGAGGGCAAGCAGATTACGGTGATGGCTCCGATTGTGCAGGAGCGCAAGGGTGAATACCGCAAGGAACTCGCCGAACTCAAGGAAAACGGCTTTGTGCGTGCCCGTGTGGATGGCACGATTTACCGTCTGGAAGATGTCCCCGCGCTGGTGCGTTACGAGAAGCATACCATTGAAGCGGTGATTGACCGCTTGACGCTGGAACGCAAGAATATGAGCCGCCTGCGCGAGGCGTTGGAAGGCGCGTTGAAACTGACCGACGGAAAACTCGTGAGTTTCTTGCTGGCCGCGGGCGGTTCCGCAGGTGCGGGGGAGGCGTCGCAGACTGGAGCGAAGGAAGAATATCGCCTGCAGGGTACGCTGCTCGCTTGCCCCAAGTGCGGCATTTCTATTCCAGAATTGGAACCTCGATTCTTCAGCTTTAATGATCCGAAGGGCCGTTGCCCCGCTTGTAAGGGCATGGGCGAAAGCTACAAGTTCGATTTGGACTTGATTATCCCAGACAAGACGAAGTCTATTAAGGATGGCTGCATTGCGACCATCAAGAAGGACGACGGTACGCTGATTTTCAGCGACTTCGGCCGCCGCAACTTGCGTAATATCGCAAACGAGATGCATTTTTCGCTGGACACGCCGTGGAACAAGCTCAAGAAGGCGCAACAGGATGCCGTCTTGTACGGAACGCCGAGCGAATCGGAGCGTGGCATTATCCCGATTATGCAGGAACTGTGGGACATGTGGCATATTTACCACTTCCGTAAGTATATGCAGATTGGCGTTTGCCCCGAATGTCACGGCACGCGAATCAACCGCACGGCAAATGCGGTTACGTTCCATGGAGTGAATCTGACCGAGATGACGGAATGGTCCGTCGAGAAGTCGGTGGAATTTTTCAACAAGATTGACTTGTCCGAAAAGGAAAAGCGAATCGGCAAGGAAATCTTGAAGGAAATCCGCGGGCGACTTTCGTTCCTCAATGCGGTGGGGCTCGGTTATTTGACGATTAACCGCAAGGCGTCTACCTTGAGTGGCGGCGAAGCGCAGCGAATCAGGCTTGCTAGCGCTGTGGGCGCCGGTTTGCAAGGCGTGCTTTACGTGCTTGACGAGCCGAGCATCGGGCTCCACCCCCGCGATAACGATAAACTGCTCGGGATGCTGGAGCATTTGAGGGCGCAGGGTAATAGCCTGATTATCGTGGAACACGACGAAGATACCATGCGCCATGCGGACTGCGTGATTGACGTGGGGCCGGGTGCCGGCGTAGAGGGCGGTCGCGTGATTGCGGCGGGAACTGTTGAAGAGCTGGAAAAGAACAAGGCTTCTCTGACGGGTGCATACTTGAGCGGCCGCAAGGCGATTGAAATTCCTGCGACCCGCAAGAAGATTGACAAGAATACGCCGAAATTAAAGATTTGTGGCGCCGCCGAAAACAACCTCAAGAATATTGATGTGGAAATTCCGTTGGACGGTGCGTTGACGGTGGTGACGGGCGTTTCGGGCTCCGGCAAGAGTACGCTGATTAATCAGATTCTGCGCCGCGAATTGGCCCGTGTATTCTACAATTCTGAAGAACCGGTCGGCAAGTTTGATCATCTGGAAGGCCTCGAGAATATCGACAAGGTGATTGAAATCGACCAGACGCCGATTGGCCGCACGCCGCGAAGCAATCCGGCAACCTACACCAAGATTTGGGACGATGTGCGCGATCTTTTCGCGAGCATGGAAGAAAGTAAGATTCGCGGTTACAGCAAGAGTCGCTTCAGCTTTAACGTGAAGGGCGGCCGTTGCGATGCCTGCGAAGGCGCGGGCGTGAAAATCGTGGATATGCACATTTTGCCGAGCGTGCAGGTGACTTGCGATGTGTGCGGCGGCAAGCGCTTTAACGATGCTACGCGCGAAGTCTATTATAAGGGCAAGAACGTCTCCGAAATTCTCGATATGAGCATCGCCGATGCGGCGGAATTCTTCAAGGATATTCCGAAGATTGCAGAACCGCTGAACTTGCTCGTGGAAGTGGGACTTGGCTACCTGACTTTGGGTCAGCCTTCGACGACACTGAGCGGGGGAGAGGCGCAGCGCATCAAGATTGCTTCCGAATTGCGCCGCCCGGGTACAGGCAAAACGCTTTACTTGCTCGACGAACCGACGACGGGCTTGCACTTTGAGGATATCCGCAAGCTTATGGATTGCCTGAATCGCCTGCGTAGCCTCGGCAACAGCGTCGTGATTATCGAACACAACCTGGACGTAATCAAGTGCGCCGACTGGATTATTGACTTGGGTCCTGATGCGGGTATCCACGGCGGTAAAATCATTGCGACGGGTACGCCGGAGCAGATTGCCAAATGCAAGAAGTCGGAAACGGGTAAGTACCTTGCGCCAGTACTTGCGAAAAAGCATGGCGAAAACCACCACTTTGACCGCACGCTCAAGGGCGGCGAAGACTTGTCGCTTGACATCGAGGTGCATGGAGCCCGTAAGCATAACCTCAAGAACATCGACGTGACGATTCCGCGGCACAAGCTTACGGTGGTGACGGGCGTTTCGGGCTCTGGCAAGTCGAGCCTCGCTTTCCATACGCTCTTTAGCGAAGGCCAGCGCCGCTTTGTGGAAACCTTGAGCACTTACGCTCGTCGCTTCCTCGGACGACCCGACCACGGAAGCATCGATTCCATTTCGGGCCTCGCGCCGGCAATTGCCATCGACCAGAAGAGTGCGAGCAAGAGTCCGCGCAGTACGGTCGCGACCCTCACCGAAATCTATGACTACTTCCGCATTTTCTGGGCGAGGGTCGGCACCCCGCATTGCTTGAAATGCGGGAAGCCTGTGTCTTCGTATAGCGCGGGCGACCTGATGCAATACGCCTTTGACCGCGACTTGAATAAGAAAGTCATGGTGCTTGCACCGTTCGAAATCAAGGACGTGCTGAAGCTTTCCAAGATTCTCACGGAAAAAGGCTACCGCAAGGTTTACCTCGGCAACAAGCTCGTGGAACTCCCGCTGCCGAAAATTCCGACCCGTGAAAAGCAACTATTCGCCGTCGTTGATACGGTGGTGGTCAAGGAAGAAAACCGCGCCCGCTTGGTAGAAGCCTTTGAACGCGGCTACCGCGACGGCAACGGAATCCTTTATGTGGAAGACGAAAAGGGCGGTCGCTTGGCCTGCTCCGAAAAGCCGGGCTGCCCTGAATGCGGCTGGTACATGGATTCAGCCTTGAATCCCAAGCATTTCAGCTTTAACACGCACTGGGGCGCCTGCGAGACCTGTCTTGGCCTCGGTCATTTTAAAGATGGCGAAGTTTGCCCGGATTGTCACGGCGAACGTTTGAAGCCGGAATATCTGGCGGTTCGCATCGGCAACAAGAATATTATGGATGTGAACCACATGAGCATCGCGCAGGCGCTCGAATGGTTCAGCAACGAAAACTTCAAACGCGACAACTTCGGGAAGGATAAAAATCCCGATGGCAAGATGACTGTCGCCGAACCCTTGCTCCGCGAAATTGTGGGCCGCCTCAACTTCTTGAAGGGTGTGGGCCTCGGCTATATCGGCCTTGACCGTGCGGGTGACACGCTCTCCGGCGGTGAATCTCAGCGCATTCGCCTGGCTAGCCAGATTGGTAGCGGCCTCGAAGGTGTGCTCTACGTGCTTGACGAACCTACGGTAGGCTTGCACGAAAGCGATACAGCCATGTTGCTCAATACGCTTTATCGCTTGCGCGACCTCGGCAATACGCTGGTGGTCGTGGAACACGATATGAAGATGATGCAGGCGGCGGACCATATTATCGATATGGGCCCAGCGGCGGGCGAGTTCGGAGGCGAAGTGGTTGCCGAAGGCTCTCCGGAACAGCTTGCCAAGCCTTATGCCTTGCAACAGTTCCCGCGCAGCGAAACGGTCAAGTACCTGACGCATACCATTCCGATGGCGAACGAGATTGCGGCAAAACCCATTACCGATTCCACGGAATTCTACGAATTCGATAAGTTGAATCATAATAACCTTAAGAATTTGTCTGTAAAATTCCCAAAGGGCGCCATCAGCGTCGTCTGCGGCGTGTCTGGCTCGGGCAAGAGTTCCATGGTGATGGACGAAATCTATCCGCGGCTCAAGAAGAAATTCCAGGCTCGCGGTCGCAAAAAGCAGAACGGCGAAGTTCTGCTGGTTGACCAGAGCCCGATTTCGGGGACTCCTCGCAGCACGCCCGCGAGTTTCACGGGCGTGTTTGACGACATACGCAAGCTATTCGCCAAACTGCCGCAAGCCAAGTTGAAAGGCTTCGATTACGGGCGCTTCAGTTACAACTTGGCTCGCGGCCGCTGCGAGGCCTGTGAAGGCCGCGGCGCCATCTCGGTAGAAATGCACTTCCTTTCGGATGTGTGGGAAGTCTGCGATGTCTGCGGCGGCAAGCGCTACAATCAGGAAACCCTCACCGTGACATTCAAGGGCAAGAATATCGCCGACGTGCTCGACATGCGCGTGGCCGAAGCCTGCGAGTTCTTCAAGGACCAGCCGAAAATCTTGCCGAAGCTGGAATGCCTGCGCGATGTGGGCCTCCCGTACGTGAAACTCGGACAATCTGTGACGACGCTCAGCGGCGGCGAATCCCAGCGCCTGAAATTGGCGGCAGAACTTGCCCGCAAACCTGCTCAAGAAATGGTTTACCTGCTCGATGAGCCGACCACGGGACTCCACCTTAAGGACATTCAAATTCTCTGGAATATGCTCCGTAAACTCTCTGCCCGTGGCGATACCGTCATCGTCATCGAACATCACCCGGATATCATCCGTCTTTCGGACTGGAAGGTGGAATTAGGCCCTGTCGGAGGCTCCGAAGGCGGCTATTTGCTCAAAATGGGGGCGAATCAAGGCTAG
- a CDS encoding formylglycine-generating enzyme family protein — MSFTRMLPLLLLMPMMIWAADSDKNFRIPPTMFKEGVLMEPVANMAIVKKETMILSEAPMVPLRPNIMFMRHKKGPKEYLWFSGPINVKNFEKLHAFSLADNYLKPAEVMLLRFYGSQTSRAFQDEADIYFDKEYLYSPRVPKLYFRKNGQWQTIQETDRPGIVSIKSDIKGLEAISLTTPMKEVPSLLYPMNPGMYAFSFSAPNYLPYVDAISVPGGSMVELKPQLPVVDTASKVKATTTVTLHAVAVAKTLEESEHLFDVLTHDVQNSIEKVDTNEFDKMYPKLRKPLLLGVSSDDSVYVQYRKRYEGKRDEAKLYWRMNRMGSASVVNVALRRKIDSLQALPHSVSLVPTSIEAVNDENLCEDVIDSVAMRERAKQDSIAKANAPKDTTVKDSTAKDSAVAAAAPAPAEQPKVEEAPVITKRVCRMAAVRINYGKKGDRYDVSWVGNAEGYTADSLFALLTSGASSRALFSIERNKPVWIYHEGDLRGRHHYRYIKHELVVNDKPVKSQGAFELPQYIFDEPEVQEWLNRPVEETAHKVQEPKPKVLKVDESGVVMDVSMKVPRVIRDRDRGTVALIDSGSFRYKGKVVALSPYAIHTTEVTQQFFKDVMAKVDSTKRIKDRSTFTGPRHPVHNITWTDAQEFCKAIGGDLPTEAQWEFAGRADNNEGALWNLDDDPNPGLYAIYKANSYSRGKKSPEYGPQPVSTKKSNAWGIFDMSGNVAEWTKDKYFMFSVWVESSNPTGALMGSTKIYKGGSWRDKEDLLNLTDRDDEDPRYWADWLGFRCAFPRNLFEGKQ, encoded by the coding sequence ATGTCCTTTACACGAATGCTTCCGCTTCTGTTGCTGATGCCGATGATGATTTGGGCGGCTGATAGCGACAAGAATTTCAGGATTCCTCCCACTATGTTTAAAGAGGGTGTTCTGATGGAGCCTGTCGCCAATATGGCGATTGTCAAAAAGGAAACCATGATCCTGTCGGAAGCTCCGATGGTTCCCCTCCGCCCGAACATTATGTTCATGCGTCATAAGAAGGGCCCTAAGGAATACCTCTGGTTCTCCGGTCCTATCAATGTCAAGAATTTCGAAAAACTCCATGCCTTTAGCCTGGCAGACAACTACCTGAAACCGGCCGAAGTCATGCTTCTGCGTTTCTACGGCTCTCAGACCTCCAGAGCCTTCCAGGACGAAGCCGATATTTACTTCGATAAGGAATATCTGTATTCTCCACGCGTGCCCAAACTTTATTTCAGAAAAAATGGCCAGTGGCAGACTATCCAGGAAACGGATCGCCCGGGTATCGTTTCTATCAAGTCCGATATCAAGGGGCTAGAAGCGATTTCTCTGACGACTCCTATGAAAGAAGTCCCGTCTCTGCTGTACCCCATGAATCCGGGGATGTATGCTTTCTCTTTCTCTGCTCCGAATTACCTGCCCTATGTGGATGCTATTTCCGTCCCTGGCGGTTCCATGGTGGAACTTAAACCGCAGTTGCCGGTTGTAGATACCGCCTCCAAGGTCAAGGCTACGACCACGGTCACGTTGCATGCGGTTGCCGTCGCCAAGACTCTCGAAGAATCGGAACACCTATTTGATGTTCTGACTCATGATGTCCAGAACTCTATTGAAAAGGTGGACACCAACGAATTTGACAAGATGTACCCGAAACTCCGCAAGCCCCTCCTGCTGGGAGTCTCTTCTGATGATAGCGTTTATGTCCAGTATCGCAAACGTTATGAAGGCAAGCGTGACGAAGCCAAACTTTACTGGCGCATGAACAGAATGGGCTCTGCCAGCGTGGTGAATGTGGCCCTGCGCCGTAAAATCGACAGCTTACAGGCTCTTCCTCATAGCGTTTCCCTCGTGCCCACGTCTATTGAAGCGGTTAACGACGAAAATCTCTGCGAAGATGTAATCGATTCTGTCGCTATGCGCGAACGCGCCAAGCAGGATTCCATTGCAAAGGCTAATGCCCCCAAGGATACTACGGTCAAGGATTCGACAGCTAAGGATTCCGCTGTAGCAGCTGCCGCCCCGGCCCCTGCCGAACAGCCCAAGGTAGAAGAAGCTCCTGTAATTACGAAGCGTGTGTGCAGAATGGCTGCCGTCCGCATTAACTATGGTAAGAAGGGCGATCGTTACGATGTGTCCTGGGTTGGCAATGCCGAAGGCTATACCGCCGATTCCCTGTTTGCCCTGCTTACTTCAGGTGCCTCTTCTCGAGCTCTTTTCTCTATCGAAAGGAACAAGCCCGTCTGGATTTACCATGAAGGCGATCTGAGGGGCCGTCACCATTACCGCTATATCAAGCATGAACTGGTGGTGAATGATAAGCCTGTCAAGAGCCAAGGAGCCTTTGAACTCCCGCAGTACATTTTTGACGAACCCGAGGTTCAGGAATGGCTGAACCGCCCGGTGGAAGAAACGGCCCACAAGGTGCAGGAACCCAAGCCCAAGGTTCTCAAGGTTGACGAAAGTGGCGTGGTTATGGATGTTTCCATGAAGGTCCCGCGCGTCATTCGCGATCGCGACCGTGGTACGGTGGCCCTGATCGATTCCGGTTCTTTCCGTTACAAGGGCAAGGTCGTGGCACTGTCCCCCTATGCAATCCATACCACTGAAGTGACCCAGCAGTTCTTCAAGGATGTGATGGCCAAGGTGGATTCTACGAAGCGCATTAAGGACCGCTCTACCTTTACTGGTCCCCGTCATCCGGTGCACAATATTACCTGGACCGACGCTCAGGAATTCTGCAAGGCTATTGGCGGCGACCTGCCGACCGAAGCCCAGTGGGAATTTGCCGGTCGTGCCGACAATAACGAAGGTGCCCTCTGGAATCTTGACGACGACCCGAATCCGGGTTTATACGCTATTTACAAGGCTAACTCCTATAGCCGCGGCAAGAAGAGCCCCGAATACGGCCCGCAGCCGGTAAGCACCAAGAAGTCCAACGCCTGGGGCATTTTCGACATGTCGGGTAACGTTGCCGAATGGACTAAGGACAAGTACTTCATGTTCTCTGTCTGGGTCGAAAGCTCCAACCCGACGGGTGCCTTGATGGGCTCTACCAAGATTTACAAGGGTGGCTCTTGGCGTGATAAGGAAGACCTTCTGAACTTGACTGACCGCGACGACGAAGATCCGCGTTACTGGGCAGACTGGCTCGGCTTCCGCTGTGCATTCCCTAGAAACCTCTTTGAAGGAAAACAATAA